In Marinibacterium anthonyi, the DNA window CCCCGTATCACCTTCGCCGACCCGCTTGTGGTCCTGCGCCGTCCCCATGGGCAGCACGGTTTCGCCATCGCAGAGCACGAAGAACGACGCTTCCTCGCCCTCCATGAACTCCTCGATCACCACCTCGGCGCCCGCGCCGCCGAAGGCGCCGGCGAACATGTCGTCGATGGCGGCAATCGCCGTGTCTTCGTCCATCGCCACGATCACGCCCTTGCCCGCGGCCAGCCCGTCGGCCTTGACCACGATCGGCGCGCCCTGGGCACGGATGTACGCCCGCGCGGGTTCGGCCTCGGTAAAGCTCGCGTAAGCCGCCGTCGGCGCGCCCGCGGCCGCACAGACCTCCTTGGTGAACCGCTTGGATGCCTCCAGCCGCGCCGCCGCCGCCGAAGGCCCGAAGACCAGCACACCTTCCTCGCGCAACCGGTCGGCGATACCGGCGGCCAGCGGCGCTTCGGGACCCACGATCACGAAGTCGATGGCGTGTTCATCGACGAACCCGGCCACCGCGCCTGCCTCTTCGATATCGAGGGCCGCGCAGGTGGCGATCTGCGCGATCCCGGCATTGCCCGGCGCCACGATCAGCTTGTCGCACTTGGGGTTCTGCAAGGCCGCCCAGGCCAGAGCATGTTCGCGCCCGCCGCTGCCGAGGATGAGGATGTTCATGGCCCGCCCTTTCATGGATACGCGCCGCTCATAGCCCAGCCTGCCCCGCGGGAACAAGCCGCCCCGGCCCGCGTTCCGCCCTTGGAGACACCAGCCAAGGATCCCCGGCATGCCCCATCATCGCCTTCCCCCCGAACTGCCCCGCCTGAAATCCTACGCGGTGACCGCCCACGCCGGCCCCGGCGGCCACCATTTCCTGCATGCCACCGATTGCCGCGTGCTGCCGGCGGAAACCCTGGTCCAGCTTGGGGCCTTCCCCGACATCGCCCCGGCGATGGAGGCGGCGCACCGGCGCTACGGCGATGTCGAACCTTGCGGCCTCTGCGCCCGCACCGGGCGCGCTGCGGGGAAATCCGCCGCCTGACCGGCCGGGGCAGGCGGCGTCACCCGGGATCTTTGGAACATCCGCCCGCCGGGGTCGTTGACTCCCCGAACAGCGAAAGGAGAATTTCTCATGTCCCATCTCGACGGTAAGAAAATCGCCATCCTCGCGACCCACGGGTTCGAGCAATCTGAACTGGAAACGCCCCGCGACCGGCTGAGAGAGGCCGGCGCCACCGTGCACGTGATCGCGCCCGAAGCGGGCGAGATCCGCGGCTGGAAAGGCGACGACTGGGGCCGCCCGGTGCCTGTCGACCGCGTGCTTTCGGATGTCTCGGCGGACGATTACAACGCGCTGGTCCTGCCGGGCGGACAGATCAACCCCGACCTGCTGCGCGTGAACGAGGACGCGCTGGACTTCATCAAGGCGATCTTCAATGCGGGCAAGCCGCTGGGGGCCATCTGTCATGCGCCCTGGCTGCTGATCGAGACCGGCATCGCCAAGGACCGCGCGATCACGTCCTACACGTCCATCGCCACCGACGTGAAGAACGCCGGCGGCAAATGGGAAGACAGCGCCGTAGTCTGCGACCGCGCCCTGGTGACCAGCCGCAATCCGAACGACCTTCCGGCGTTCTGCGACAAGATGATCGAGGAAATCGTCGAAGGCCGCCACGCGCGCAAAGCTGCCTGAGGGTAGTCTGAGAGCCGCCTGAGGGTGTGCTCAAACCCTTCCCCTCGGGCGCGGGATCGGGCATGGTCATCCCCATGTCCGATCTCTTCGAAGACCCCGCCGGCGACGACGCCGGCAAAGCCCCAGGATTCGGCGACGACGCCGGCAATGCCCCCGAATTCACCGTCTCCGAGCTTTCGGGGGCGGTCAAACGCGCCATCGAGGGCGAATTCGGCCATGTCCGCGTGCGCGGCGAAGTCGGCCGCGTCAGCCGGCCCCGGTCCGGCCATGTCTACCTCGATCTCAAGGACGACCGCTCCGTCATCGCCGGGATCATGTGGAAAGGCGTGGCATCGCGCCTGACCACCCAGCCCGAAGAAGGGATGGAGGTCATCGCCACCGGCCGCCTGACCACCTTCCCGGGCCAGTCCAAGTACCAGATCGTCATCGAAGACATCCGCCCGGCGGGCGTCGGCGCGCTGATGGCAATGCTGGAAAAACGCAAGGCGGCGCTGGCGGCCGAAGGGCTGTTCGACGCCGCCCGCAAACGCCCGCTTCCTTTCCTTCCCGAGGTGATCGGCGTGATTACATCGCCCTCGGGCGCGGTGATCCGCGACATCCTCCACCGCCTACGCGACCGGTTTCCGCGCAAGGTGCTGCTGTGGCCGGTGGTGGTGCAGGGCGACAGATGCGCGCCCGACGTGGTCCGCGCCATCGAAGGGTTCAACAGCCTGACCCCCGGCGGCGCGCTGCCCCGGCCCGACCTGCTGATCGTCGCCCGCGGCGGCGGCTCGGTCGAAGACCTGTGGGGGTTCAACGAGGAAAGCGTCGTGCGCGCGGCGGCGGCCTCGCAGATCCCCCTGATCTCGGCGGTGGGGCACGAAACCGATACGACGCTGATCGATTATGCGTCAGACAAGCGCGCCCCGACGCCCACGGCTGCGGCGGAACTTGCGGTCCCGGTGCGGCTGGAACTCGTGGCCTGGACCGATGATCAGGGCGCCCGGCTGACCCGCGCGCTTGGCACGGCCATCACCCAGCGCCGCCAGCGCCTCACCGATCTCTCCCGCGCCCTGCCACGCCCCGATGCGCTGCTGGACGCCCCGCGCCAGCGACTCGACATCCTGTCAGACAAGCTCCCCTACGCCCTGAAAGCCGGCATCCAGCGCCGCCGCCTCGCACTCAGCGACACATCGGGCAGCCTCCGCCCGGCCGCCCTGCGCCGGCTCATCGCCGGCCAACGCGACACGCTCGACCGCCTGTCGGCCCGCCTGCTGCCCGCGCTCGACCGCGCCACCCGCCAGCGCCGGGCCGACTTCGACCACCGCGCCGCCCGCCTGCAACCCCGCCGGCTCAAATCCGAACACGAAGCCGCCGCCCGAGACTTCCGGCGCTTCTCCGACCGCCTTTCCGCCGCGGCCCTGTCCCAGATCGCCGACTGGCGCCGCCGCATCGACACCGCCGACCGCCTGCGCGAAACGCTCGGCTACCGCGCCACGCTCGCACGCGGCTACGCGGTGGTGCGTTCGGGTGACGGGATCGTCACCACGACCCAAGCCGCCGCCCGCGCGTCCTCGCTCGAGATCGAATTCGCCGATGGCCGTTTCACGCCCGGTTTCGCGACAGCGCCCAAGCCCGCCGCGAAACCAGCCCCGAAATCGAAAACGTCTGAGCCCTCAGACCAGGGATCGCTGTTCTGAAACCGCCCGCAGAGGTATTTATCTCCAAGAAGAAGCAGGACACGCCCATGTCTTCTTCTTGCGTGTCTTCTTCTTGCGTGTCTTCTTCTTGGTCCAAATACCCTCGGGGGTGAATTGGCCTTCAGGCCAAGAGGGGGCAGCGCCCCCATGCTGTCCCGATGAACTCAGACGCCGATCTCGGGCCCGTAGCACAGCATGTCCTCACCGATGTCCTGCGCTTCGTAAAGCTCGCGCGTCTGCGGATCGTTCTCGAACCGTGCGATCAGGCCATTGGGGCCTTCGTAGAAGGTCCAGCACTGCGGGTCGGGCCGGTCATCGTAGAGGAAACAGATCTGGTCGCCTTCCTGGTACCACGTCCCGTCCTGGCACTTGCCGTCCAGGAACGACCATATGACCCGGCGGTTGTCCAGGTAGCGTTCGACGCCGTAGGCCGCGCCGTCCGCGCCATAGAACAGGGTCTTGCCCCGGGTATACCTGTCGAAGGCCTCGGCCCCCATCGGGGTTTCGGCCGCCGCAGGCGCGGTCGCCAGAAGGCACAGAATCATCAGAGCGCGTATCATGGCGCGACTCTGGCAGAACCGTTGACCGGCTTCCACCGCTGCCGGGCTCGGGCACGCCGGATCCGCGCCATCCTGCCGCCGATCCGCACATCATCCATGCCGCAGGACTTTCGTTGGGGTCGTTTTTGACGGGGCCTTAAGGCATTGACCTCTATATCACGAAAACATCACGCAGACCGGTGGACGTGAGAGGAGGACGGAATGGCACGCGACGAGCGCGACGGGCAGGGCGGCGGCAAGGGGCAGGGCGACGACAGGGGCAAGGGCGTCTGGAAATCGGGCAAGGGCAAGGGGCGTGGCACGCCCAAGGGCCGCCAGCTTGACGATGACGCCTGGGCACAGGTCCGGGCGCTGCTGGGCGACCGACCGCGCCGGCGCGACCTGCTGATCGAATTCCTGCACCTGGTCCAGGACCGGTATGGCTGTCTGTCGGCCGGGCATCTGCGCGCGCTGGCCGAGGAACTGCGCCTGTCCATGGCCGAGGTCCACGAGGTCGCGACCTTCTACGCCCATTTCGACGTGGTGAAGGAAGGCGAGGCGCCGCCGCCGGCTTTGACCATCCGGGTTTGCGAGTCCCTCTCCTGCGAACTGGAGGGCGCCCAACAGCTCAGGGTCGCGCTGCAAGACGGGCTCGACCCCGCCCGGGTCCGTATCCTGCGCGCGCCCTGCATGGGCCGTTGCGACACCGCCCCGGTGCTTGAGGTCGGGCACAACCACATCGACCACGCCACGCCGGACAAGGTGCACGCGGCCATTGCCGCCAATGACACCCATGCGCATGTGCCGGAGTACGAAACGCTCGTCGCCTACCGCGCCGGCGGCGGGTACGAGACGCTGACGCGCCTGCGCAAAAGCGGCGACTGGGAGGAGGTGCAGGACACGATCCTCAAGGCCGGGCTGCGCGGCCTTGGCGGCGCGGGCTTCCCGTCGGGGCGCAAATGGGGCTTCGTGCGCCACAACCCCGGTCCCCGCTACCTGGCCGTCAACGGGGACGAGGGCGAGCCCGGCACGTTCAAGGACCGCTTCTACCTGGAACGCCAGCCGCATTTGTTCCTTGAAGGCATGCTGATCGCCGCCTGGGCGGTCGAGGCGCAGACCTGCTTCATCTACATGCGCGACGAATACCCGGCCGTGCTGGACATCCTGCGCCGGGAGATCGCCGCGCTTGAGGACGCCGGGATCGTCGCCAGGGGGTACATCGACCTGCGCCGAGGGGCAGGGGCCTATATCTGCGGCGAGGAAAGCGCGATGATCGAATCGATCGAAGGCAAGCGCGGCATGCCCCGTCATCGCCCGCCCTTCGTCGCCCAGGTCGGCATCTTCGGCCGCCCCACGCTGGTCCACAATGTCGAGACGCTGAAATGGGTCGCCCGCATCCTGCGCGAGGGCCCGCAGATCTTTACCGACGTGCAGCGCAACGGGCGCACCGGCCTGCGGTCCTATTCCATCTCGGGCCGGGTCAAACGTCCCGGCGTGCACCTGCTGCCGGCCGGGTCCACCATCCTCGACCTGATCGACGCCGCCGGCGGCATGCGCGATGGCCACACCTTCAAGGCCTACCAGCCCGGTGGCCCCTCGGCCGGCCTGCTGCCCGCGCGCCTTGACGACGTGCCGATGGATTTCGACGAACTGCAGGCCCACGGCACCTTCATCGGGTCCGCCGCCGTGGTGATCCTGTCCGACCAGGACAGCGCCCGCGCCGCCGCGCTGAACATGCTGCGCTTCTTCGAGGATGAAAGTTGCGGTCAATGCACGCCCTGCCGGGTCGGATGCGAAAAGGCGGTCAAGCTGATGCAGGCCGACCATTGGGACCAGCCCTTGCTGGAGGCGCTGTGCACCACCATGGCCGATGCGTCCATCTGCGGGCTGGGCCAGGCGGCGCCGAACCCGATCCGGCTGACCATGACGCACTTCCCCGACGAGGTCTGACAGGCGCCGGCCGGCCTTCCATCCCCGCGCATTCCGCATTAGGTGAAGGAAACACGCGCGGAGGCCGCCCCATGGCATTTTTCTCGAAACTCAAGGACCGGCTGTTCAAATCCTCCTCCAAGCTCGGGGAAGGGCTGGACGCGATTGTCGAAGACGGCGCCGACGCGCCCGCCGCGCTCCAGCCGCCCGAAACCGCATCCGAAACCGCACCCGAACCGCAGGCCCCCATCGCGCCCGATCCCGTCGGCGAACCCGCCGCCCGACCCGTCACTCCGGCCCCTGCGGCCGACCCGACGCCCGTTGCGGACACCGCCGCCGCGCCGGAGGAACAGGGCGGCCCGGGTCTCCTTGGCCGTCTCTTCAAGGCAGAGTCCGCCGCCCCCCGCCGCACCCTTGACGACGACATGCTCGAACAGCTCGAAGAACTGCTGATCAGCGCCGACATGGGCGTCGACACCGCCCTGCGCGTCACCGCCAACATCGCCGAAGGCCGCTATGGCAAGCGCGTCTCGACCGAGGAGATAAAGCGTCTCCTTGCCGCGGAAATCGCCCGCATCATGGATCCCGTCGCCCGCCCCATGCCGCTGTATCCCAAGCGCCCGCAAGTGGTGCTGGTGGTGGGCGTCAACGGATCGGGCAAGACGACGACCATCGGCAAGCTCGCCAGCCAGTTCCGCGCCGCCGGCAAATCCGTGGTCATCGCCGCCGGCGACACGTTCCGCGCGGCCGCCGTCGAACAGCTTCAGGTCTGGGGCGACCGCGCCGGCGTGCCGGTGCTGACCGCGCCCGAAGGGTCGGACCCCGCCAGCCTCGCCTTCGACGCCATGACCAAGGCCGAAGCCGACGGCGCCGACCTGCTGATGATCGACACCGCAGGCCGGCTGCAGAACCGCGCCGACCTGATGGAGGAACTGGCCAAGATCGTCCGCGTCATCCGCAAGAAGGACCCCGACGCCCCCCACAACACCCTGCTGGTGCTGGACGCCACCACCGGCCAGAACGCGCTGTCCCAGGTGGAAACCTTCAAATCCATGGCCGATGTCACCGGCCTGGTGATGACCAAGCTCGACGGCACCGCGCGCGGCGGCGTTCTGGTCGCGCTGGCCGACAGGTTCGGCCTGCCGATCCACGCCATCGGCGTCGGCGAACAGATCGACGACCTTGCCCCCTTCGACCCCGAAGACTTCGCCGCCGCCCTCACAGGTCTTGGCCGCTGACACGAATGCACTTCTTTCTCTTTGAAAGTACCCCTCGGGGGTCCGGGGGTGGAAAACCCCCGGCGGCCCGCCACATGCGCCAGGGTCGGGGCCAGGACCAGGACCAGGGCCAGGGGCGGGGCCAGGGCGCATGACCCAATGGCTTCTCAGCCTCGAAGGCACCGAAACCGGGCACGACCTGGCCCTGATCCTCGCGCTTACCGCCGCCTTCCTGCACGCCGTCTTCGGCGCCCTGCAAAAAGGCCGGCACGACCCCTGGCTGACACGGGGCGCCATCGATATCTGCCTGATCCTGCTGTCGCTGCCGATCTGCCTCTTCCTTGTCCCGCGCCCCGAAGGCTGGGCCTGGGCGATCCTGGCGGGCTCGCTGGGGATCCACTTCGTCTACAAGCTCGGCATGGCGCTGGCCTATGAACGGGGCGCCTTTACCGTCGTCTACCCGGTGGTGCGCGGCACCGGCCCGCTGTTCACCGTGCTGGGCGCCTGGGCCCTGTTCGGAGAGGTCTTCGCCCCCGCCCAATGGCTTGGCATCGCGGTGCTGCTGGCGGGCATCTTCGGGCTGGCGGTCTACAACCTCATCCACATCAAACTGAACCGCCACACGCTGGTGCCGGCGCTGTGGCTGGCGGTCGGCACCGGGGCGATGGTGGCGCTGTACACCACCTACGACGCCTACGGCATCCGCTACACGCCCTCTCCCTTCACCTTCCTCGCCTGGTTCTTCCTGATCACGGCAGTCGACTTCCCGATCATCGCCTTCATCCGCTATCGCCGGATGGACAACCCGCCCGCGCTGAAACCGCTGTTCACCCGCGGCCTGATCGGCGCCTTCGTCGCGTTCGGCAGCTTCGGGTCCGTCATGATGGCCACGCGGCTGGACAAGGTCGGCGAAGCCGCCGTCCTGCGCGAGACATCGACCGTATTCGCGGCACTGATCGGCTGGCTGGTGCTGAAGGAAACCGTCGGACCCCGCCGCATCGCGCTCATGAGCTTGATCGCGCTGGGGGCCGTGATAGTGGAACTGGGCGGATAACCCATACAGGACCGAAACATGGCCGAAACGCAGGAAAAACACATCAACCCGATCCTCAAGCAGGTTCTGGAACTGGGCCCTACAATTGCCTTCTTCCTGATCTACCTGCGCCTGAAGGAACAGACCTTCACCTGGGGCGGGACCGATTATTCCGGCTTCATCGTCGCCACGATCCTGTTCGTGCCGATCCTGCTGATCGCCATGGGCATCCTGTGGAAACTGACCGGCACGCTGTCGCGCCTGCAGATCTTCACCGCGATCATCGTGATCTTCTTCGGCGGGCTGACGGCCTATTTCAACGACGAACGGTTCTTCAAGATGAAGACCACCATCGTGTACGGCGTCTTCGCGACCCTGCTGGGCATCGGCCTGCTGCAGGGTAAATCCTACCTCGCCTACATCCTGAACGAGATGATGCCGATGAAGGAACAAGGCTGGATGATCCTGACCCGGCGGCTGTTCGTCGTGTTCCTGGTCCTTGGCATCGGCAATGAAATCGTTTGGCGGACCATGTCGACCGACGCCTGGGTCAAGATCGAAACCTTCGGCTTCCCGATCCTGCTGTTCGGCTTCCTGTGGTGGCAGATTATCGCGCTGCAACGGTACCTGATCCTTCCGCCCGAAGAGCAGAAGTAAACCAGGAAGAAGGCCCTGGCTCAGGCGTTCTGAAGGAACGGCAGCTGCGCCCGCAGGGCAGGGCGCACCAGCAGCCGCGACCAGCGCGGGTCGGGCTGGCGGGGCATGCCCTGGCGCAGCACCTGCAGCGGCAGCCGTTCGGGATGGCGCAGCAATTCGTTGTAGAACCGCAGGATGCCGGGCCGCGTGTAGCTGGACCAGTGACAGACGCGGCGGTCGGGCCGCGCGATCGGATGGCCCAGCCGGTCCAGGAAATCCAGCGTGTCGGGGCAGTCGATCTGCACCGTCACCGCATTGGGCGCCTCCAGCCCGTGGCCGATCGACCGGTCACCGGGGGTCGGCGGGCTGATCAGCCGTTCGAAGAGAAAGTCGAACGTGTCGTTTTCCCGGCTGACGATATTGAAGACCTCGGTGCGCCGCCCGGCCGGCGTGTCCAGCGCCGCCTGCGCGCGGCCCTGGTAACAGGCGCCGGTCATCGACACGATCCGGTCGATGGCCCCGGGGCGCAGATGGCCCAGGGCCTCGAACGCCACCTCGGTCCCCATGGAATGCGACAGCACGTGCAGCGGCCGGCCCGGGTTGACCCGGTGCAACCGGTCGATCACCCCGGCCAGCGCAACCCCCGCCGCCTGCGCGGTCTTCTGCGCCGTCCAAAGCGCCCCGCGCGCGTTCCACCCGAACGCCACGCCCAGACCTTCGTCGCCATGCCCCGCGCCGAACCCCAGCCGGCGCGGCCAGCTCTGCATCCGGATGTCCGACGTGTTGGGATGCAGCGACAGGATGCGGCGGTGCGGGCAATGGTCGGGATGGCCGGGCTGGTACTTGTAGCCGTGGATCATCACGATCACCGGGCCGGCGCCGTCGGCGTCTGCCGTGAAATCGGGCAGGACATCGCCGCGTCCGGGGACGATGCGGTCAGTCCGGGCATTGATCCTGATCATGGGCATGGCAGCGCCTCACACAAGATGTGGTAGCTGGTCTATGTCCCATGCGTATGACCGGGGCGTGAAGCTTCGGTTACATGACCGTGACGGTCCTTGACCTGTTGCAACATGAGGATTATGGGCAACATCACGAGTTGTGGCGATTTGTTCACCGGATTGCGGGCCACGTTAAACATTCCGCTAAAGAGGTCAGACGAAAGACCCCTTTCGCTTGGCCGCGTCTGGGGTTTTTTTGTCGAGCCCGTCAGGAAGGGCCGGAAGGAATGACATGAGCGATACCTGGAACAAACGCACGCGCGCCGTCCATGGCGGGACGAAACGCAGCCAGTTCGGCGAACTGAGCGAAGCCATTTTCCTCACGCAGGGCTTTGCCTACGACAGCGCCGAACAGGCCGAAGCCCGCTTTCAGAAGGTGGGCGAGGACGAATTCATCTATGCCCGCTACGGCAACCCGACCGTGGCCATGTTCGAACAGCGCATCGCCGCGCTGGAAGGCACCGAAGACGCCTTTGCCACCGCCTCTGGCATGGCCGCTGTCAACGCCGCGCTGACCTCGCTGCTGAAATCCGGCGATCACGTGGTGTCCGCCAAGGCGCTGTTCGGGTCCTGCCTCTACATCCTCGAAGACATCCTGGGCCGCTACGGCGTCGACGTCACCTTTGTCGACGGCGCCGACCTGGACGCCTGGCGCGCCGCCGTGCGCGACGACACCAAGGCGGTGTTCTTCGAATCCGTCGCCAACCCGACGCTGGAAATGGTCGACATCGCCGCCGTGTCCGAGATTGCGCATGCCAAGGGCGCGCTGGTCATCGTCGACAACGTGTTCTCCACCCCCACCTTCTCCAAGGCGGTGGATCTGGGCGCCGACGTCATCGTCTATTCCGCGACCAAGCATATCGACGGCCAGGGCCGGACCCTGGGCGGCGTGATCCTGGGGACCCGCGAATTCATCCGCAAGACGGCCGAACCCTACCTCAAGCACACCGGCGCCGCGATGAGCCCGTTCACCGCCTGGGTGATGCTGAAAGGCCTGGAAACCATGGACCTGCGCGTGCGCGCCCAGGCCGACACCGCGCTGAAACTGGCGCAGGCGCTGGAAGGCCACGCGGCGCTGGACCGCGTGATCTTTCCGGGCCTCGCGGCGCATCCCCAGCACGACCTGATGCTGCGCCAGATGGGGCAGGGGGGCACGGTGTTGTCCTTCGACGTCAAGGGTGGCCAGGAAGCCGCCTTCAAGATGCTCAACGCGTTGGAAATCGTAAAGATTTCCAACAACCTGGGCGACGCCAAGTCGATCATCACCCATCCCGCGACCACCACGCACCAGCGCCTGTCGCAGGAACAGAAGGACGATCTGGGCATCACCCCGGGCCTGCTGCGCCTGTCGGTCGGCCTGGAAGACCCCGACGACCTGATCGGCGACGTCACGACCGCCCTGGCGGCAATTTGAACACTCGCGTGCCGGGGGCGTCTTTGCGCCCCGGACACGCCGGTTTGACCGGGAAGGCTCACGAATTCGTGAGCCTTTTTCGCGATCCGGTCATGAAACCCGTGCGTAATTGATTAATAGGATGTTAACCTTGTGCCGGATGCCTATGTAAGTAGGACGGCCACCGGAGGATCACGGATGAATGTACATGCCCCCACGCTTGACCGCACGCCCGAGACGGACGAGGCCCAGAAGGCCCTGGCCGTCCTGCGCAGTTGGGCCAAGTCGGCATCGGATGCCGAGATTTCTCAGCTTGATCCGGCAATCGCGGCCCTGATCCCGGGGGCTGGCGGCGAACAATATCCGTCGTTCTCGCGACACTACCCGCATGATTTCGCGGTCGACGCCAATTACAAGGCCTCGCTGCCGGACCTGCAGAACGGCCCGTCCAGCCTGATCAAGGGTGCCAAGGAACAGATCCAGCATGTCGGGATCTCGAACTTCCGGCTGCCGATTCGGTTCCATTCCCGCGACAATGGCGACCTGACGCTGGAAACATCCGTCACCGGCACCGTCAGCCTGGAAGCGGACAAGAAGGGCATCAACATGTCGCGCATCATGCGCAGCTTTTATGCCCATGCCGAAAAGACCTTCAGCTTCGAGGTGATCGAAGCGGCGCTGGATGATTACAAGTCCGACCTGGAAAGCTTTGATGCCCGGATCATGATGCGGTTCTCCTTCCCCACGAAGGTGGAAAGCCTGCGCTCGGGCCTGTCGGGCTACCAGTATTACGACATCGCGCTTGAGCTGGTCGAAAGCCAGGGCGTGCGCCGCAAGATCATGCATCTGGACTACGTCTATTCCTCGACCTGCCCCTGTTCTCTGGAACTGTCCGAACACGCGCGGTCGATGCGCGGCCAGCTTGCCACGCCGCATTCGCAGCGCTCGGTGGCGCGGATTTCCGTGGCGCTGGAACAGGATGCCGACTGCCTGTGGTTCGAGGACCTGATCGAAGCCTGCCGCCGCGCCGTCCCGACCGAGACCCAGGTCATGGTCAAGCGCGAGGACGAACAGGCCTTCGCCGAGCTGAACGCCGCCAACCCGATCTTTGTCGAAGACGCGGCGCGGCTGTTCTGCGAGGCGCTGCAGGACGATGCGCGCATCGGCGATTTCCGCGTGGTGGCCAGCCACCAGGAAAGCCTGCACAGCCACGATGCGGTCTCTGTCCTGACCCAGGGCACGACCTTCGAGGCAGAAAGCATCGACCCGCGGCTTTTCGCCTCGCTTTTCCACGTGGGCTGAATTCGGCTGACCTGAAATTGTCCTGCCGGGCCGGGCGCTTGCCCCGTGTCCGGTGGCGGCGGTTGGGCGCTGTCATGCCGCGGTGCAGCAATTCCCTCTGCACAAGCCAAATCGCTTGCGCTATACTGGTGCGTGACTGGTAGCCGGACGGATGCCGCCATGAGGTTTGCGGCCACTGCCGGCATACCTTGGGGACGGCCGGGAACCGGCCTCAGAACAATGCAGAAATGCGAGGAGCACGAGGATGATTACCTCCCAGATGCAGATGTCGGTTGCCATGATCCAGATGGCCGGCGATGCAATGGCCAACCAGATCAAGATGTTTCAGGCGCTAAGCCTGTCCGCGGTCGAACTGCCCTACCGCAACTTCAAGATGCTGTCCGACCTGGCGTCGGTTCCCTTCAGCGCGGCGGGCCTCCCGTTCGGCACCGCGCCCAAAGGCGAATCCCTTCCGGCGCCGGTAGCGAAGCCCGCCGCCAAGCCGGTTGCGAAAGCGGCCCCCAAACCTGCGGCCAAACCCGCGCCCAAGGCCGCCGAACCGAAGGCGCCCGAGGTGAAGGCCGCCGCACCGGCGCCCGCGCCCGCAGCGCCCAAACCCGAAGCGACCCCCGCTCCGACGCCTGCGTCCGCTCCGGCCGCCATGGCGGTCGAACCCAAGCCGGTTGAGACCAAGCCGGCTGAAACCAAGGCACCCGAGACCAAGGCGGCCGATCCGGCCCCCGCGCCCGCAGCGCCCAAGCCCGCCACCAAGGCAGCCAGCGCCGCCACGGCCAGGACGGCCACCGACGCGGCTCCGGCCAAGGCGCCTGTGGCCAAGAAGGCGCCGGCCCCGCGCAAGCCCCGCGCCAAGGCGTCCACCGGGACCAAGGCCACCGCCGCCCGCACGGCCACCCGCCGGACGACAACGGCCAAGGCCGCTGCGACGCCGGAAACCGGGGCTGCTGCGGCCAAGAAACCTGCCAGCAAACCGGCGACCGGCCGCACCCGCAAGCCGGCCACGCCGCCCAAGGCAACACCCGAAACATCGGGCGAGGACAGCTGACCTCCGGCCATCGCTTGACACCGTAGGCGGGG includes these proteins:
- the purD gene encoding Phosphoribosylamine--glycine ligase: MNILILGSGGREHALAWAALQNPKCDKLIVAPGNAGIAQIATCAALDIEEAGAVAGFVDEHAIDFVIVGPEAPLAAGIADRLREEGVLVFGPSAAAARLEASKRFTKEVCAAAGAPTAAYASFTEAEPARAYIRAQGAPIVVKADGLAAGKGVIVAMDEDTAIAAIDDMFAGAFGGAGAEVVIEEFMEGEEASFFVLCDGETVLPMGTAQDHKRVGEGDTGPNTGGMGAYSPAPIMTDEITQKTLEEIVKPCVAEMARRGTPYQGVLYVGLMIKDGQPRLVEYNVRFGDPECQVLMLRLGAQALDLLHAAAEGRLAEARVNWADDHAMTVVLAAQGYPGAYVKGTEIGGLDALPETAFQMCFHAGTTREDGKVLAAGGRVLNATGRGATLAEARDRAYALAESVDWPEGFFRRDIGWRAL
- the yraA gene encoding Putative cysteine protease YraA; amino-acid sequence: MSHLDGKKIAILATHGFEQSELETPRDRLREAGATVHVIAPEAGEIRGWKGDDWGRPVPVDRVLSDVSADDYNALVLPGGQINPDLLRVNEDALDFIKAIFNAGKPLGAICHAPWLLIETGIAKDRAITSYTSIATDVKNAGGKWEDSAVVCDRALVTSRNPNDLPAFCDKMIEEIVEGRHARKAA
- the xseA gene encoding Exodeoxyribonuclease 7 large subunit; its protein translation is MVIPMSDLFEDPAGDDAGKAPGFGDDAGNAPEFTVSELSGAVKRAIEGEFGHVRVRGEVGRVSRPRSGHVYLDLKDDRSVIAGIMWKGVASRLTTQPEEGMEVIATGRLTTFPGQSKYQIVIEDIRPAGVGALMAMLEKRKAALAAEGLFDAARKRPLPFLPEVIGVITSPSGAVIRDILHRLRDRFPRKVLLWPVVVQGDRCAPDVVRAIEGFNSLTPGGALPRPDLLIVARGGGSVEDLWGFNEESVVRAAAASQIPLISAVGHETDTTLIDYASDKRAPTPTAAAELAVPVRLELVAWTDDQGARLTRALGTAITQRRQRLTDLSRALPRPDALLDAPRQRLDILSDKLPYALKAGIQRRRLALSDTSGSLRPAALRRLIAGQRDTLDRLSARLLPALDRATRQRRADFDHRAARLQPRRLKSEHEAAARDFRRFSDRLSAAALSQIADWRRRIDTADRLRETLGYRATLARGYAVVRSGDGIVTTTQAAARASSLEIEFADGRFTPGFATAPKPAAKPAPKSKTSEPSDQGSLF
- the nqo1_1 gene encoding NADH-quinone oxidoreductase subunit 1, which encodes MARDERDGQGGGKGQGDDRGKGVWKSGKGKGRGTPKGRQLDDDAWAQVRALLGDRPRRRDLLIEFLHLVQDRYGCLSAGHLRALAEELRLSMAEVHEVATFYAHFDVVKEGEAPPPALTIRVCESLSCELEGAQQLRVALQDGLDPARVRILRAPCMGRCDTAPVLEVGHNHIDHATPDKVHAAIAANDTHAHVPEYETLVAYRAGGGYETLTRLRKSGDWEEVQDTILKAGLRGLGGAGFPSGRKWGFVRHNPGPRYLAVNGDEGEPGTFKDRFYLERQPHLFLEGMLIAAWAVEAQTCFIYMRDEYPAVLDILRREIAALEDAGIVARGYIDLRRGAGAYICGEESAMIESIEGKRGMPRHRPPFVAQVGIFGRPTLVHNVETLKWVARILREGPQIFTDVQRNGRTGLRSYSISGRVKRPGVHLLPAGSTILDLIDAAGGMRDGHTFKAYQPGGPSAGLLPARLDDVPMDFDELQAHGTFIGSAAVVILSDQDSARAAALNMLRFFEDESCGQCTPCRVGCEKAVKLMQADHWDQPLLEALCTTMADASICGLGQAAPNPIRLTMTHFPDEV
- the ftsY gene encoding Signal recognition particle receptor FtsY, producing MAFFSKLKDRLFKSSSKLGEGLDAIVEDGADAPAALQPPETASETAPEPQAPIAPDPVGEPAARPVTPAPAADPTPVADTAAAPEEQGGPGLLGRLFKAESAAPRRTLDDDMLEQLEELLISADMGVDTALRVTANIAEGRYGKRVSTEEIKRLLAAEIARIMDPVARPMPLYPKRPQVVLVVGVNGSGKTTTIGKLASQFRAAGKSVVIAAGDTFRAAAVEQLQVWGDRAGVPVLTAPEGSDPASLAFDAMTKAEADGADLLMIDTAGRLQNRADLMEELAKIVRVIRKKDPDAPHNTLLVLDATTGQNALSQVETFKSMADVTGLVMTKLDGTARGGVLVALADRFGLPIHAIGVGEQIDDLAPFDPEDFAAALTGLGR